The Medicago truncatula cultivar Jemalong A17 chromosome 4, MtrunA17r5.0-ANR, whole genome shotgun sequence genome includes a region encoding these proteins:
- the LOC11446293 gene encoding myb family transcription factor PHL8 produces the protein MDQQNQSMRLVLSTDAKPRLKWTHELHQRFTDAINQLGGAEKATPKSLMRVMGIPGLTLYHLKSHLQKYRLGKSQLVETCSDNKQDYIEIQNSDGQCSREISVGNQNQTTESLKIAEALEVQMEVQKKLYEQIEVQKHLQFRIEAQGKYLQSVLMKAQEALAGYSSSSSTTGVEHAKAELSQLLSIINNACPSSPLSELTETRGFSLNFGERKQNRGTMCSLESSLTSSESSERKEEKQTINEAENTPNYNSISVELPLMAIESEGRTFRTNANDGGSGRKRSATIDLDGRCVDQPDGKICGKKPRKSEFSQMLDLNSKYERDIDSSSLEIDLNCSSSF, from the exons ATGGATCAGCAAAACCAAAGCATGCGTTTGGTTCTTTCTACTGATGCTAAGCCTAGGTTGAAATGGACTCATGAACTTCACCAAAGATTCACTGATGCAATTAATCAACTTGGAGGTGCAGAAA AAGCAACACCAAAGAGTTTGATGAGGGTGATGGGGATTCCAGGACTCACTTTGTACCATCTTAAAAGTCATTTACAG AAATATAGACTTGGCAAAAGCCAACTGGTAGAAACCTGTTCTGACAACAAACAAG ATTACATAGAAATCCAAAACAGTGATGGTCAATGCAGTAGAGAAATCAGTGTTGGAAACCAGAACCAAACTACTGA AAGCTTGAAGATTGCTGAGGCTCTTGAAGTACAAATGGAAGTACAAAAGAAACTTTATGAACAAATTGAg GTGCAGAAACATTTACAGTTTAGAATTGAAGCTCAAGGAAAGTACTTACAATCAGTACTAATGAAGGCACAGGAAGCACTTGCAGGATATAGTTCTTCTTCTTCGACAACGGGTGTAGAACATGCTAAAGCTGAACTTTCTCAgttattatcaataatcaacaatgcaTGTCCTAGTTCTCCACTTTCAGAACTGACAGAAACAAGAGGTTTTAGTTTAAACTTCGGTGAGAGGAAACAAAATAGAGGAACTATGTGTTCTTTAGAAAGTTCTCTTACATCGTCTGAAAGCTCCGAGAGAAAAGAGGAAAAACAAACCATAAATGAGGCTGAGAACACTCCAAATTATAATAGTATTTCAGTTGAATTGCCACTAATGGCCATTGAGTCAGAAGGAAGAACATTCAGGACTAATGCAAATGATGGAGGCAGTGGGAGAAAGAGAAGTGCAACTATTGATTTGGATGGTAGATGTGTTGATCAACCAGATGGAAAAATATGTGGCAAAAAACCAAGGAAATCGGAGTTTTCACAAATGCTTGACTTGAACAGCAAGTATGAGAGAGACATTGACTCAAGTtcattagaaatagatttaaatTGCAGTTCAAGCTTTTAG